The nucleotide window CGGGCCGGTGGCGCGGGCGTGCACCTTGTCGTCGACGAGGTGGTGCAGCTTGAGCATGTAGATGTACCCGACCGTCACTGGCTGGTCGAATGCGTCCCCGGTGCGCCCGTCGTACAGCACGCTCTTGCCGGTCTCGGGGATGCCGGCCTCCTTGAGGGCGTCCCGGATCTCCTCCTCGGTCGCCCCGTCGAACACCGGGGTGACGGCCTTGAACCCGAGCTTCGCCGCGGCGTACCCGAGGTGGGTCTCAAGAATCTGGCCCACGTTCATACGCGACGGCACGCCGAGCGGGTTCAGCAGGATGTCCACCGGGGTGCCGTCCTTGAGGAACGGCATGTCCTCCTCGGGCAGCACCTTCGAGATGACCCCCTTGTTCCCGTGCCGGCCGGCCATCTTGTCGCCGACGGAGATGACGCGCTTGGTGGCGACGTACACCTTCACCATCTGCTGCACGCCCGACGGCAGTTCGTCCCCGCGGTTAAGCGAGTTGAGCTTGCGCTCCTGCTCGTCGATGAAGAACTGGATCCGCTCCCAGTGCCGGTGGTGGATCTTCTGCGCCTTCTTGAGGCTGTCCGGGCTGCGGATGTCCAGCTTGTCGAGCTTGAACTCCTTCGCCTGCTCGGCGACGACCTTGTCGTCCTTGTCGCTGGCGAGCTGCTTGCCGGTGTTCGGGTCCTTCAGCTCCTTCTTGTCGAGCACGTCTTCCAGCGCCTTCACGAACTCGCGGAACTGCTCCGCGATGCGCCGGTTGTAGGTGCTCTCGATGTCCTTGCGGTCCTTGTCGATCTGCTTCTTCTCGTCCTCGCTCATGTGGGCCCGGCGGCTGAACCGGTGCGCCGCGATGACGATGCCCTCGGTGCCCGACTGCACCTCGAGCGAGTCGTTCTTCACGTCCTCGCCGGCCCGCCCGAAGATCGCGTGCAGGAGCTTCTCTTCCGGGGTCAGCTCCGACCGCGACTTGGGCGACACTTTCCCCACGAGGATGTCGCCGGGGCGCACGTACGTCCCGATCTGGACCACGCCGTGCTCGTCGAGGTTCGCCAGCGCCTTCGGCGACACGTTCGGGATGTCGCGGGTGAACTCCTCCTTGCCGAGCTTCGTCTCGCGGATCTCGATGTCGAACTCTTCGATGTGGATCGACGTGTACGTGTCGTTCTTCACCAGCCGCTCGCTGATGATGATCGCGTCCTCGAAGTTGTACCCCTCCCAGGACATGAACGCGACCAGCACGTTGCGCCCGAGCGCGAGTTCGCCGTTCTTGGTGGCGGCGCCGTCCGCGATGATCTCGCCCTTCTTGACCTTCTGGCCCATCCGCACGATGGGCTTCTGGTTCAGGCACGTGCGCTCGTTGAGGCCGTGGTACTTGCGGAGCACGTACTCGCGGACGATTTTGTCCTTCTCTTCGAGCCGAATGCGCTCGGCGTCGACGAACACCACCGTGCCCTCTTCCTGGGCGCGGACCAGCATCCCGGAGTGCTTCGCCACGTCCTTCTCGAGCCCGGTGCCGACGAGCGGCGGCTCGGGGATGAGCAGGGGCACCGCCTGGCGCTGCATGTTCGAGCCCATCAGCGCGCGGTTCGCGTCGTCGTGCTCGAGGAACGGGATCAGGCCCGCGGACACGCCGACCATCTGTTTCGGCGACACGTCGATGTACTGGACCTTCTCCGCCGGGATCAGCATTAGCTCGCCGCTCTGGCGGCCGCTGACGTTCGCGGTGGCGATCTTGTTACCTTCGAACGGTGTGTCCGCCGGCACCAGCACCGCGTTCGACTCCTCGTCGGCGCGGAGCCGCACCACCTCTTCGGTCAGGTTCTTGTTCGAGACCTTCTTGTACGGGGTGATGAGGAACCCGTACTCGTCGATCTCGGAGTAGATCGAGAGCGACGAGATGAGGCCGATGTTCGTCCCTTCCGGCGTCTCGATCGGGCAGATGCGGCCGTAGTGCGAGATGTGGACGTCGCGGACCTCGAAGCCGGCGCGCTTCCGGTTGAGACCGCCCGGCCCGAGGGCCGACAGCCGCCGCTCGTGCGTGAGCTGGGCGAGCGGGTTCGTCTGGTCCACGACCTGCGAGAGCTCGGACCGGCCGAAGAAGTACTCGATCGCCGCGCTCACGCTCTTCGGGTTGATGAGCGTGCGCGGGTTCATGTCCTGCTGGTCGCGGATGGCCATCCGCTCCTGCACGGTGCGGCGGAGCTTCAGGAACCCCTTGCGCAGCTCGTCGGCGGCCAGTTCGTCGATGGTGCGCAGGCGCCGGTTGCCCAGGTGGTCGATGTCGTCGACGTGCCCCTTCCCCGCCCGCAGGTCGAGCAGGTACTTCACCGAGTTCACGAAGTCGACGCTGCGGAGCGTCATCTCCGTTTCCGCCACCGTCTGATTAAACTTCCGGTTGATGCGGAACCGCCCGACGCGGCCCAGCCGGTACCGGTTCGGGTCCAGGAACTTCTCCTTGAAGAGTTCCTTGGCCTTCTCCAGTTGCGGCGGGTTGCCGGGGCGGAGGCGCTGGTAGATCTTGAGCAGCGCGCCCTCGTGCGAGTCCTTCGAATCGCCGGCCGTCCCCACGTCCTCGTGGATCGCGTTGAGGATGATCGGGTCCTTCGGGTACGCCATCACCTGAACGGTCTTGATCATTGACGACGCGACGCGGTCGTACTTGTCCGACGTGAACGGCTTGCCGGCGTCGAGGTAGACCTCGCCCGTTTCCGGGTCGATCACGTCCTCGACCGCGATGCACGGCATCTGATTCGCTTCCGGATCGCCCACGAGCTTCAGGCGGGACCCGGCCACGGACACGTTCACCTGCTCGATGACCTCGCCGAAGAACTCCTTGAGGATGCTCTCCGTGGTGGAGTACATCGGGTCCATCGCGCGCAGCAGCGTGACGGCGGAGAACTTGCCGCTCTGGTCGATGCGGACCCCGAGCGTGTCCTTCTTGGTCGCGTTGATCTCGATCCAGGAGCCGCGCTCGGGGATGATGCGGCAGGAGTGCAGGTCCTTGTCTGCCTCGCGGGTGACGACGAAGTCCACCCCCGGCGACCGGTGCAACTGAGATACAACGACGCGCTCGGCGCCGTTAATAATGAATTCGCCGCCGCCGATCATGATCGGCATGTCACCGAGGTAGACCTCTTCCTCGACGGGCTCGCCCTCGGTCTTCCGCAGGCGCAGCCACACGCGAAACGGGCGGCCGTAGGTGAGGCGGAGCTGGCGGCACTCGTCCGGGTCGTAGCGCGGCTTGCCCAGCTCGTAGCGGAGGTACTCCAGCTTGATCCGCTTGTCGTAGCTCTCGATCGGGAAGATCTCTTGGAGCACCCCTTCGAGGCCGGTCTGTGTACGCTTGTCGTAGCTCGCGTCGAGCTGCAGGAACCGGTCATAGGACCGGGTTTGCACGTCCGTGAGGTCCGGCACTTCCACGGCGTCGCCGAAGCGGCCGAAGTCGCGGTTCACGGTCGGGACAATGATTCGCTGAGCCGGGATCGGCATCGGTCGCTCCTTACCAGAAAAACACGAGCGCGACGCATCATGCACGCCGTTACCAATGCGGCAACGGGGCTTGCGTCGGTGAGCAACGAGCGTTATTGAAGAGTAGAGAAGGCTGTTCCCGCCGCAACCGCACGCGAAGGGCGCGCGACGAAGGACGGCTCGCGGAACACGACTCCCCCACACAGACCCGGCACACAAGGCGCCTGGTTCGCAGCGGGGACGTCAACGGTCATAGGCATGGTTTTGAATCGAAGAGGTACGACACATCGGAGCGAGTGGGTCGTGTACATTGTCACCACTGGCTACGCGGAACCGCCCCTCTCACTCACATCTCAATCCCCGGTCGCGCTCGCGAGCGGCACCGGAAGCGACGAATAGCAAGTGAAGAGAGAACAGGGGTCGTAACGGCCGTAACAGGGCGTGGCGCGACCACACGCCATACGACAATAATACCCAGGCGGGGTGGAAAAGTCACCCCACCTGGGCATTTTTTTTGCATCCCACCAGGACCACCTAGTCGCTATCGACCAGGTGATCTTCGGAGCAAAATTAGCCAGCCGGCTTGATGGAGACCTTCGCACCGGTCTCTTCCAGCTTCTTCTTGACGTCTTCGGCGGTCTTCTTGTCCACACTTTCCTTGATCGACTTCGGCGCACCTTCGACCGTCGCCTTGGCTTCGCCGAGGCCCTGGCCGGTGATTTCGCGCACGACCTTGATCGTCTTCACCTTGTCGGTGAAGCTCTCCAGGATCACGTTAAACTCGGTCGCTTCAGCCGGCTTTTCGGCCGCAGCAACGGGACCCGTGGGAGCAGCGACCGCAACCGCGCCAGCGGCCGGCTCGATCTGATACTTATCCTTGAGGTAGGTCTTGAGTTCAACAGCCTGAACGAGGGTGAGGCCAGCGAGAGCGTCGCCGAGTTCTTGAACGGAAGCCATGACTTCGATCCTTTGGTGAATGCGCCGGGTGAAGCGATCCGGCTAGGTGCGTAATAGCTGGTCAGGTTAAAAGCCCGAGCCACACTCGGGCTCAAATAGACAATTAAAATCCCAACAGAGTTCAGCTAGCAGCAGCAGGGGCCGCAGCCCCTTCGCTCTGCTTCTCTTCGATCGCCTTAAGAATCCCGGCGAGCTCCGCACCCGGCGCCATGAGAGCACCGGCCAGAGCGGCCCCCGGCGCAAGGACGGCGGCGACAACCTCGCCAATCGCCTCTTGCTTGGTCGGCACCTTGGCGAGCTGCGCCAGGGTCATGATCTCGCCGTCAGCGATGCCGGTCTTTTCTTTGACCTTCTCAGGCACCTTCAAGTCCGGACGGAGCAGCTTGAGAGCAGCCTCCACTGCGGTCCCAAGAGCCTTCGCGCTGTCGGCACCCCAGCACAGAAGGGTCGGGCCGGAGCCCGTTTCCACCTTCATGCCGTTCTCGCTGAACACCTTCCGCACGAAGCTGTTCTTGACCATCTTCACTCGAACCTTCTTCTCACGAAGGCTCTTCCGAAGCGTATAGTCAGCCGCGGAGTCCAGCTTCAGCGGTTCCAGCAGAACGAAGTCCCGCACACCCTGAAAGGTCTTGCGGAGGCTGTTCAACTCCAGTTCTTTGATCTTCTTGCTCATTGGTGTCTCGTGTTTGGCGCCTTGTGCTCAGTGTTTTGCAACCGGAACTTGCTCGCCAGCACACAAGGGCGGCAAGCAAAGCGCCGGACACAAAACACGAAACACCAATTATTAGATCGACAACCGGATGCCCGGCGACATGGTGGCCGAGAGCACGACGCCGTTGATGAAGTTCCCCTTGACGCCCGAAGGCTTCACGGAGCGAATCTGCTCAACGAAGGTCGTAATGTTCTCAACGAGCTTCTGCTCGTCGAAGCTCAACTTGCCGACACCAGCGTGGATCTGACCCGTCTTGTCGGTGCGGTACTCGACCTTGCCGGCCTTGAACTCCCGCACGACCTGGGCGAGATCGCCGGTCGCGGGCACCACCGTACCGGCCTTCGGCGTGGGCATCAGGCCGCGCGGGCCGAGCACCTTACCGAGCCGGGACACCTGGCCCATCATGGCCTGCACCGCGAGCACCACGTCGAACTCGAGGAAGTTTTCTTTTTGAACCTTCTCAACGAGATCCGCCCCGCCAACGACATCTGCACCAGCGGCCTTCGCCTTGGCGACATCGTCACCCGAGCAGAACACCGCGACGCGAACACTCTTACCGATCCCGTGCGGAAGCGGAATTGCGCCACGAACCATCTGGTCCGACTGGGTCGGGTCGATGCCGAGGTTGATGTGCAACTCGACGGTTTCGTCGAACTTGGCCCGCTTTAACTTCTTCAGCTCAGCGACAGCCTGCTTGACCGGGATCGAGCCGGCGTCTTCGAGTTTCTTCTTGACGTTGTTCAGGTGGTTACGAAGCTTCTTGCCGCGGCGGGGACCCACGCCCGGCTTTTTGTTCTTCTTGGCCTGCGGCAACTCGGCCTCAACAACCTTCTTCTCAACCGCTTCGACCGCGGCGGGCGCCGGCGAGTCGGCGGGCGGAGTTGCAGGAGCAGCCAGCGCCACTTCAGCCCCCGCAACAGCGGGTTCGTTCTCGTTCGCCATAATCTCGTTTCTCTCGGTAGCGGGGGTCACAGCGGCGATCGCCACCGTTACAGCCCCTCCCGCCGCGTGCCCAAAAAGCTGCGGCGGTATGAGAAGATATCAATTACAACACCAAACGCGTGCCGACAAGAAGCCCGCACGCGTTTTTCAGCCACTTTTAACGGACCAAAAACGCACGGAACCTCAACCTTCAACCACGGTCAGCCCCATGCTCCGGGCCGTACCTTCGATGATCCGCATCGCGTGATCAACATCACGAGCGTTCAGGTCCGCTTGCTTCTGCGCGGCGATGTCCCGCACTTGCTTCTTGGTGACGCTGTGATTCTTGTACTTGCCCTGCTTCTTGGCGTCGGCGGGGATCACTTCCTTGCCGGCCTTCTTCGCGTGCGGAATCTTGGCCGCGAGCTTCAGCAGAATGGCCGCGGGCGGGCTCTTGATTTTGAACTCGAAGCTCTTGTCCGAGTAGACCGTGATCACGACCGGCAACATCAAGCCCTTCATCTCGGGCTTGTTGGTCTTGTCGTTGAACTGCTTCACGAACATGCCGATGTTCACGCCGTGCGCACCGAGCGCGGGACCGACCGGCGGGGCGGGCGTTGCCGACCCACCCGGGCACTGGAGCTTGACCTGCGCGGTTACCTGCTTCGCCATTACTGCACCTGAGCCGGATTGATCTTTTTCAAAACGTGTATCTTAGGCGGAGGCCACAGCATGGCCACAGAATTTACAGCACAACTGCCCCTCCCAGTAACACGACGGCTACCAAGAGGGGCAGTTGTGTTGGGAAACGCCGTGAGGCTCACGCCTTGGTCACCTGCCAGTATTCCAACTCAACATCAAGAGGCCGGCCCCAGAACGTCACGGTCACGATAACCTTGGGCGGGTCGGTGGGGTCCTTCGGCAGGATCACGTCTTTCACGTCACCTTCGGAGTCCTTGAACGACCCTTCCTTGATCCGGACGCGATCACCCTTCTCAAAGTCCACCTTGACCTTGGTCGGCCCCTTCTCCGGCCCGACCTTCTCGCCGAGCATCTGCTTCACTTCAGCATCGCTCATCGGCTCCGGCACCGGCGTATCGTTCGGGCGCGGACGGAGCTTCAGAAAATCGCCGACCCCGCTGGTTTCGCGAATGAGGTACAGGAGCCGGTCGTTGAACTCCAGCTCCGCGAAAATGTAGCCCTGAAACTTCTTGACCTTTCGCTCGACCTTTCGCTCGACCGTATTATACTCGCCTGTTTTCTTATCTTTGACCTTGACCGCTTTCTTCTCGATCACCTTTTCGACCGGCACCATGATCTGGCCGAACACGTCTTCCAAACCTTCGATCGCGATCTTGCGCAGAATGGCAGCCTTGATCGTGTCCTCACGACCACTCTGCACCTTAATCGCATACCACTTCTTTTTGTTCTCGGGCACCTCTTCGGCGGAGTCAACATCCCCTTCCGAATGCGGAGGAACCTCGCCTTCCACATCCTCAGACACGGCGGCACGATCTTCGCTGACTACAGCCCCTGCAGACTCGCCGGCTACGATCTCAGCCGCTTCCTCACTCACGTGAGAGCCGTCCGGCACGGGCAGAGATTCGGCAGCCGCGACCTCCGCGTCACCCGACCCATCGGCAGTCAAATCCGGGCTGGACGCCGCGGCGGGCGACTCATTTACAGCAGCATCGGCGGCGACATTGTCACTCATGTTGCTTCGGCCTTCCGGCCGCCTCGCAGGAACCCGCGTCACCACTTCGCTTCTTGAACCTGCGCGCCCTTATCGGCGTTCGTCGCCCGCGCCGGGAGCACCCCGACCGTTTGCCGACTCAACAGCCAGCCCCAGAACAGGTCGACCGCGAGCAGAAACACGGTCATCAGCAAGGTCGTAACCAGCACCACGACGGTGTCCTGCGCGAGCCTCTTGCGAGTGGACCAGGACACCTTGTTCATCTCCGCCTCGGTGGCGATGAGGAACTCGGCGAAGTCCGGCACATTAACCGCACGCAGCGACACCCAAAGCGTCACGGCAACGAGCAGGGCAAGCACGACCACCTTCGCACCGATCGTCAGCAGGAAGCCGTGCATCAGCGGCACCGAACGCCAACCGAACGGCAAGGTCAATTCAAGCTGCTCACCAACCAGTCCGTTCGTGAACATCGACCACGCACCGGACACGCCGATAATGAGCACCCCGAGTATGGTGAGGCGCCGAACCTTCACCCCGAGCGACCGCTTATACTGGTGCGTCGTGAACCACCCCTGTTCTTCGAGCATCACCATCCACTTCGCTCCGGTCACGCCGGCAAGAAACCGAACGGCACCGAACGCGAGAGCCAGGGCAACCACGCCAGCGACCGCCATTCCGGGCGGCCCTTCAATATTCATCGCAAACGCGCGGGCCACGAAGAAGATGGCAATCACAGCCGAAATGACGAGAAAAATGCCGGCGTGCGTGCCCTTTGGAGGGTTGCCGGCAATTTTGAATCCGACCCAACTGAGCCCGATCAGCGCCGCCACCTCGGCAGTAAACCAAAGCAGGTAATCTGCCGGCCGACTGCCGATCGACGGCGAGACACTTTGTGACCAGAACAGTGGGATCACATAAAGCACGATAGCCAGCACGGCGACGACATAGATCGCCCCGAGCAAGCTTGCGACGGGCAGACTCAACGACTGACCCGGAGTGCTGGGTGCGGAACTGGTTTCAACGGCAGTCGCCATGCTCCGTCCTCTCCATCCCTGTCGTGACCGCAACCGCCGACCCGGCGCCTGGGGCGCATCTTCGGCGCGTCAATAAGCGGCGTGAAGTAAACGAGTTGCGGCACAACTGCCGCATTGAGCCAACCGGCCGCCGAGAAGGGATTTATTTCCCCTTCTCGGCGGCCGGTTGAAACTCGACGACTGCTTCAGTGCCGCACTAGCTTGGCAAGCGACGGCACCCACTCGGCCGCTAACGGCCAACCGATCCGCGACAGCACGAGCGGAGGGATTTGAACCCCCAACCGACGGTTTTGGAAACCGTTGCTCTACCGTTGAGCTACGCTCGTAGCTCAGGGATCGGAAATCAGGCGTCAATAGTCAGTGGACGCACACCTCAACAACTCTCGCCCACCACCTACTTACCGACTCTGATCCCCACCCCTGGCAACAATCACGCAATAATCTTGGTCACAACGCCCGAGCCAACCGTCTTGCCGCCTTCGCGGATGGCGAAGCGGAGGCCCTCATCCATCGCGACCGGCATCCCATCCATCAACTCGACGGTAATCTTCACGTTGTCGCCAGGCATACACATTTCAACATCCGCCGGCAGCGTGATCGAGCCGGTCACGTCCGTGGTGCGGAAGTAGAACTGCGGCTTGTACCCCTTGAAGAACGGGGTATGACGCCCACCCTCTTCCTTCGAGAGCACATAAATGTTGGCTTCAAACTTGGTGTGCGGGGTAATGCTACCGGGCTTCGCGAGCACCTGACCGCGCTCGATGCCATCGCGCTCGATACCACGAAGGAGCGCCCCAACGTTGTCGCCGGCGATAGCCCGATCCAGCGTCTTCTGGAACATTTCGATGCCGGTAAGCACCGTCTTGACACTGTCCTTGCGGAGGCCGATGATCTCGACTTCATCACCAACCTTGGCGGTGCCGCGCTCAACGCGCCCCGTCGCCACGGTACCGCGACCCTTGATCGAGAACACGTCTTCGATCGACATCAGGAACGGCTTATCCTCTTCACGCTGCGGGAGCGGCACGTAAGTGTCGAGCGCAAACATGAGAGCATCAATCGACTTCGGCCCGTCAAGGCTGTCGTTGCCCGGGTTTTCGAGCGCTTCTTTCGAGCGACCGAAGATGATGGGGATATCATCACCCTTGAAGTCGTACTTGCTGAGCAGGTCGCGAAGCTCCATCACGACGAGCGGGATAAGCTCGGGATCCGCCTTGTCGCACTTGTTCAGGTAAACGACGATATTCGGCACACCGACCTGCTTGGCGAGCAGGATGTGCTCGCGAGTCTGCGGCATCGGACCGTCATCGGCGGCGACCACCAGGATGGCGGAGTCCATCTGGGCCGCGCCGGTGATCATGTTCTTGATATAGTCAGCATGACCGGGGCAGTCGATGTGAGCGTAGTGACGCCCCTTGATCGGCTGCGAGAAGTCGATCTTCTCGAGCGCCGGGTAGTCGAGCAGATCCTTGTAAGGCAGGTCACCCGGCCCGCTGTACGTGCGATCGTTCGACTCGTACTCAACGTGCGAAACCGCGATCGTCACGGTCTTGTTGGCGTCGCGGACGATGCCGCCCTTGGCAATTTCCGCGTAGGTCTTGAACTCTTTCAGCTTGTTGAGGTGCGCGTTGCGGGCCATGATAGCCGCAGTAGTCGTCGTTTTACCGTGGTCAATGTGACCGATCGTACCGACGTTGACGTGCGGCTTGGTGCGCTCAAATGTCCCCTTAGCCATCGCTCCTCACTCCTCAACGGTAACGTAGGTGCTTGCCTGAGTCCCAAACGGCTCCAGCGGCTGGCCGCCCCGCGTCGAAGCGACTCGCCCGCCCCAACCCTGCCGATTTTACCAACCCTTCTGCGTCAGCGGCCGCCCACAAAAGTGGGCGGCCGCTGACGCAGCCGTCCGAAAGAGCTGCTGATGGGACTTGAACCCATGACCTCCTCCTTACCAAGGAGGTGCTCTACCAACTGAGCTACAGCAGCGATACACAGATACAGGGTAAAAGGTTCGGCGAAAAAGTGAAGGGGGCAGACAGCTTAGACAACAATTTCTGAAGTCTCTTCCTTCCTCGACAACTTACTAACACGGCAGCACTTCGGCAACACAACCTCGAACCCAGAGCGGGCGATGGGATTTGAACCCACGACATCTTGCTTGGAAGGCAAGAGCTCTACCGCTGAGCTACACCCGCGAATCGCGGCCCATTCGCCCGCCGAGAGTCGCCACAACCTCCAACGCCGCCACGCGCACGTCACAACAACACCTAACCAGTGGGTAGGGAGGGATTCGAACCCCCGAACTCCGAAGAGGCCAGATTTACAGTCTGGTGCAATTGACCGCTCTGCCACCTACCCGTGAATTTTGCCCCCGTTCCTAGCTCCAGCACACCTCGACACCCTGATTGTATGAACCGTTCGCTAAACGGAAAGCTCGCGGAGGGAGTTGAACCCACGACCAGCGGTTTACAAAACCGCTGCTCTACCACTGAGCTACGCGAGCACTTTCCTCTCACCTCCGAGACTACGGGCGGTTGGCCGCGTCCGCAACTTTCGTTTTTTTAACGCTCGGTCGTTTGGAAACAGCCGGGCAGATCGTTACCACTCTTCAGCCGGTCTACCACAACTGCCGTTCGCGGCGGCCGTCATGTCTAAGAGCGATTCTAAGGCGCCCGGGTTCGCCAGCAAGACTCAGAAACCGCAGAAGCCGTACCCGCAATTTCCACTCTTCCCGCACACCATCAGCCGCTGGGCGAAGAAAATCCATGGCAAGCTGTACTATTTCGGCCCATGGGACGACCTTGACGGAGCGCTCCAGAAGCACGCCCTGCACTCCGGTCGGAAGCCGCGCGAACTGTCAGCGGGTGTCACCGTCAAGGACGTGTGCAGCACGTACCTGAACCACCAGAAACCCGAACGCGACCGCAGCGATCTCTCGCCGCGCACGTGGAGCAACTACTGCCCTGTCGAAGCTAAATTTTCGGGTTGCCGAAGTGACAGTCATAGGGAGTTCCTGCAAAGTGGGGCGTTTCCGGCCCGAAAATATAGCGTAGACAGAGCACTACCACGACACGGCCGAACTCATCGTCACGCGATTCGGTAAGAGCCGTATCATCGCGGACCTGCGGCCCGACGACTTCTCTGACCTGCGAAAGCACCTGGCCCGGAACTGGGGACCAGTCCGCGTGCGCAACTTCATCCAGCAGGTCCGCAGCGTGTTCAAGCGAGCGCTCGGCACCGAGCGGTTCGCCACTCCAATGCGATTCGGCCCCAGCTTCGACCGGCCTACGAATGAAGATGCTCCGACCGAGGCCGGGTGCGCGGCGTGGACCGAGGGCTTCACTCGGCACACCACGTTGGCTACCCGATCGACGCACGGGGAGAACAGGCGTTCGCGCTCGTGCCGGCCCCCGGCGACGCGCACGAACAGGTCTTCCAGGTGCGCCGGGTCGAGCGCGTACTCGAACGCGTCCGAGCCGCGACCGCCATCGGTCGGTGAGCGATAAACCGCTCCAGGACCGCACCCAGCAACATCCGTGCCCCCATTCAGGCGCAACCAAACATCTATCATCAGTAAACTATTGCTGGTCGTGCATGCACGAGTGTTCAACGGCACAGAGTACGTCGAGCGCTGTGACGCCGAGCACCGCGGCGGTCGAGGCGAGAATCTTTGTGCGGTCGGCGGATGTGGCTTCGACGTATCCAGCGGCGAGAGTGGCGAGGTCAATTACGTCTCCGCCCACCCGGCTCCAGAGCCAGAACGCGGGGCGCTTGTTAGTCAAGATGCCCAAGCCACTCATCATTTCGCGCAACCCGTACGCGCGCAGTAAGGCGGGAGAGCGGACACCGGTCGCTCGGGCCATCGTACCGGGCGCCAAGGCTTCAGCCAGTCCGAGCCCCAGGCTGAATAGGCCGAGAGCGGTAGCCAGCGGATGAAACGTCGAGCCAGCGGCGCCGGCGGGGAGGTGTGTTTTGACCGTCCGCGCCGGCAAAGGCTGAGTTACGGCTGTCATGGTTTAAACGCTCTCATACGATTGGCACACAAATCGACGCCTCGTGTTGTCAGTGCAAGGGTAATGCCCGGCTACCCACCCGAGCCGTGTTTGCTGACTTCTCTGACGCCATCGTGGGGCCTGACGCGTGTAACATCACGTCTTCCCCAGATCGCATGTCACAGCCCACAAGAGGGGATGATCGGAACAGCATGTCCCACGCACTCGCATAAGCACATTCGTCCTGCCGCGACCCGTAAACGGCTTGACGGTCTCGCACCTGATACCACACCCACGCCGGTGACGGTACACCTTGCGGCCGCGTGACAGGAGTTTCCTCAAAACTCGACCAAAGGATTCGTTGACGTGCGCCGGCCGCACCTTCGGCTCCGAGGTTGCTACTGAGGTCCG belongs to Gemmata obscuriglobus and includes:
- the rplA gene encoding 50S ribosomal protein L1, whose amino-acid sequence is MANENEPAVAGAEVALAAPATPPADSPAPAAVEAVEKKVVEAELPQAKKNKKPGVGPRRGKKLRNHLNNVKKKLEDAGSIPVKQAVAELKKLKRAKFDETVELHINLGIDPTQSDQMVRGAIPLPHGIGKSVRVAVFCSGDDVAKAKAAGADVVGGADLVEKVQKENFLEFDVVLAVQAMMGQVSRLGKVLGPRGLMPTPKAGTVVPATGDLAQVVREFKAGKVEYRTDKTGQIHAGVGKLSFDEQKLVENITTFVEQIRSVKPSGVKGNFINGVVLSATMSPGIRLSI
- the nusG gene encoding transcription termination/antitermination protein NusG encodes the protein MSDNVAADAAVNESPAAASSPDLTADGSGDAEVAAAESLPVPDGSHVSEEAAEIVAGESAGAVVSEDRAAVSEDVEGEVPPHSEGDVDSAEEVPENKKKWYAIKVQSGREDTIKAAILRKIAIEGLEDVFGQIMVPVEKVIEKKAVKVKDKKTGEYNTVERKVERKVKKFQGYIFAELEFNDRLLYLIRETSGVGDFLKLRPRPNDTPVPEPMSDAEVKQMLGEKVGPEKGPTKVKVDFEKGDRVRIKEGSFKDSEGDVKDVILPKDPTDPPKVIVTVTFWGRPLDVELEYWQVTKA
- the rpoB gene encoding DNA-directed RNA polymerase subunit beta, with translation MPIPAQRIIVPTVNRDFGRFGDAVEVPDLTDVQTRSYDRFLQLDASYDKRTQTGLEGVLQEIFPIESYDKRIKLEYLRYELGKPRYDPDECRQLRLTYGRPFRVWLRLRKTEGEPVEEEVYLGDMPIMIGGGEFIINGAERVVVSQLHRSPGVDFVVTREADKDLHSCRIIPERGSWIEINATKKDTLGVRIDQSGKFSAVTLLRAMDPMYSTTESILKEFFGEVIEQVNVSVAGSRLKLVGDPEANQMPCIAVEDVIDPETGEVYLDAGKPFTSDKYDRVASSMIKTVQVMAYPKDPIILNAIHEDVGTAGDSKDSHEGALLKIYQRLRPGNPPQLEKAKELFKEKFLDPNRYRLGRVGRFRINRKFNQTVAETEMTLRSVDFVNSVKYLLDLRAGKGHVDDIDHLGNRRLRTIDELAADELRKGFLKLRRTVQERMAIRDQQDMNPRTLINPKSVSAAIEYFFGRSELSQVVDQTNPLAQLTHERRLSALGPGGLNRKRAGFEVRDVHISHYGRICPIETPEGTNIGLISSLSIYSEIDEYGFLITPYKKVSNKNLTEEVVRLRADEESNAVLVPADTPFEGNKIATANVSGRQSGELMLIPAEKVQYIDVSPKQMVGVSAGLIPFLEHDDANRALMGSNMQRQAVPLLIPEPPLVGTGLEKDVAKHSGMLVRAQEEGTVVFVDAERIRLEEKDKIVREYVLRKYHGLNERTCLNQKPIVRMGQKVKKGEIIADGAATKNGELALGRNVLVAFMSWEGYNFEDAIIISERLVKNDTYTSIHIEEFDIEIRETKLGKEEFTRDIPNVSPKALANLDEHGVVQIGTYVRPGDILVGKVSPKSRSELTPEEKLLHAIFGRAGEDVKNDSLEVQSGTEGIVIAAHRFSRRAHMSEDEKKQIDKDRKDIESTYNRRIAEQFREFVKALEDVLDKKELKDPNTGKQLASDKDDKVVAEQAKEFKLDKLDIRSPDSLKKAQKIHHRHWERIQFFIDEQERKLNSLNRGDELPSGVQQMVKVYVATKRVISVGDKMAGRHGNKGVISKVLPEEDMPFLKDGTPVDILLNPLGVPSRMNVGQILETHLGYAAAKLGFKAVTPVFDGATEEEIRDALKEAGIPETGKSVLYDGRTGDAFDQPVTVGYIYMLKLHHLVDDKVHARATGPYSLITQQPLGGKARFGGQRFGEMEVWALEAYGAAYILQELLTVKSDDVEGRTKIYESMVKGENTLEAGTPASFDVLTHEIRGLGLNMCLEKKRV
- the rplL gene encoding 50S ribosomal protein L7/L12 — protein: MASVQELGDALAGLTLVQAVELKTYLKDKYQIEPAAGAVAVAAPTGPVAAAEKPAEATEFNVILESFTDKVKTIKVVREITGQGLGEAKATVEGAPKSIKESVDKKTAEDVKKKLEETGAKVSIKPAG
- the rplJ gene encoding 50S ribosomal protein L10 → MSKKIKELELNSLRKTFQGVRDFVLLEPLKLDSAADYTLRKSLREKKVRVKMVKNSFVRKVFSENGMKVETGSGPTLLCWGADSAKALGTAVEAALKLLRPDLKVPEKVKEKTGIADGEIMTLAQLAKVPTKQEAIGEVVAAVLAPGAALAGALMAPGAELAGILKAIEEKQSEGAAAPAAAS
- the rplK gene encoding 50S ribosomal protein L11; this translates as MAKQVTAQVKLQCPGGSATPAPPVGPALGAHGVNIGMFVKQFNDKTNKPEMKGLMLPVVITVYSDKSFEFKIKSPPAAILLKLAAKIPHAKKAGKEVIPADAKKQGKYKNHSVTKKQVRDIAAQKQADLNARDVDHAMRIIEGTARSMGLTVVEG